In Candidatus Methylomirabilota bacterium, the following are encoded in one genomic region:
- a CDS encoding ABC transporter substrate-binding protein, with product MRRFTSTFIGLLVLAQALPAWAQEKPRSGGELVFVVPSEPPSYDLHQEETFGVVHPMAPHYSTLLRVDPFDKTGTRPVGDLAESWTISRDGLVYTFKIRKGVKFHDGSELTSKDVKASYDKILHPPAGVKSLRASAYEAVKAVDAPDPSTIVVRLKYPETSILLNLASPWNWIYKADILAKDPHWYETHVMGTGPFKFVEHVRGSHWVGKKNPDYWDKGKPYLDGYRAIFISNSSAQVAAVRGERAMIQFRGFTPADRDSLVAALGPKITVQESPWDCALMVAMHHEKKPFDDKRVRRALTLALDRWEASKSLSRIAIVRDVAGIQVPGTPYATPPEELKKLAGYWPDINASRAEARRLLKEAGVPDGFAFTFKNRGIPQPYEPLGIWLIDQWRQIGLNVKQETIEASAYHPMLKRGDFEVAMDFQCGFIVEPDLDLGRFLSTSDANYGKHKDVVIDDLYQRQARATDLEERKKILRTLERRLLDEEVHVMYTLQWHRIIPHNSRVRGWTITPSHYLNNQLDTVWLTE from the coding sequence ATGCGACGCTTCACCAGCACGTTCATCGGGCTGCTGGTCCTGGCTCAGGCACTGCCCGCGTGGGCGCAGGAGAAGCCGCGCTCCGGCGGTGAGCTCGTCTTCGTGGTGCCGTCCGAGCCCCCGTCATACGACCTGCACCAGGAGGAGACGTTCGGCGTCGTTCATCCGATGGCGCCGCATTACAGCACGCTGCTGCGGGTCGACCCCTTCGACAAGACGGGGACCAGGCCGGTCGGCGACCTCGCGGAGTCGTGGACCATCTCCAGGGACGGCCTCGTCTACACCTTCAAGATCCGCAAGGGTGTGAAGTTCCACGACGGCAGCGAGCTGACGTCGAAGGACGTCAAGGCCTCCTACGACAAGATCCTTCATCCGCCGGCCGGGGTGAAGTCCCTCCGGGCCTCGGCCTACGAGGCGGTGAAGGCGGTGGACGCGCCCGACCCGAGCACGATCGTCGTCAGGCTGAAGTACCCGGAGACGTCCATCCTCCTCAACCTCGCCTCGCCGTGGAACTGGATCTACAAGGCCGACATCCTGGCCAAGGACCCGCACTGGTACGAGACGCACGTCATGGGCACGGGCCCCTTCAAGTTCGTCGAGCACGTGAGGGGCTCGCACTGGGTCGGCAAGAAGAACCCGGACTACTGGGACAAGGGCAAGCCCTACCTCGATGGGTACCGCGCCATCTTCATCAGCAACTCGTCCGCGCAGGTCGCCGCCGTCCGCGGTGAACGGGCGATGATCCAGTTCCGCGGCTTCACCCCCGCCGACCGCGACAGCCTCGTCGCCGCGCTCGGGCCGAAGATCACGGTGCAGGAGAGCCCGTGGGACTGCGCGCTGATGGTGGCCATGCACCACGAGAAGAAGCCGTTCGACGACAAGCGGGTTCGCCGGGCGCTGACGCTCGCGCTCGACCGCTGGGAGGCCTCGAAGAGCCTGTCGCGGATCGCTATCGTGCGCGACGTGGCCGGCATCCAGGTGCCCGGCACCCCGTACGCGACGCCGCCCGAGGAGCTGAAGAAGCTCGCCGGGTACTGGCCCGACATCAACGCCAGCCGCGCCGAGGCCAGGCGCCTCCTCAAGGAGGCGGGCGTCCCCGACGGCTTCGCCTTCACCTTCAAGAACCGCGGGATCCCGCAACCCTACGAGCCCCTCGGCATCTGGCTCATCGACCAGTGGCGCCAGATCGGCCTGAACGTCAAGCAGGAAACCATCGAGGCGTCCGCCTATCACCCGATGCTCAAGCGCGGCGATTTCGAGGTGGCGATGGACTTCCAGTGCGGCTTCATCGTCGAGCCCGACCTGGACCTTGGCCGGTTCCTCAGCACCTCCGACGCCAACTACGGCAAGCACAAGGACGTCGTCATCGACGACCTCTACCAGCGGCAGGCGCGGGCGACCGATCTGGAGGAGCGGAAGAAGATCTTGAGGACCCTCGAGAGGCGGCTCCTCGACGAGGAAGTCCACGTGATGTACACGCTCCAGTGGCACCGGATCATTCCGCACAACTCCAGGGTGAGGGGCTGGACCATCACGCCGAGTCACTACTTGAACAACCAGCTCGATACGGTGTGGCTCACAGAGTAG
- a CDS encoding ABC transporter permease has translation MSKFLLKRFLLMFPTLFGVALVAFLLIRVIPGDVVELRYSGDRGAVSQELLDKERARIGLDQPVWRQFAAWIWGVARLDFGESMWTGAPIWQEVRLRFALSLQVAVMATVVAVLLALPLGVLAALRQDTWVDYAVRIFSIAGLAVPSFWLGIVLILMLLIVFRWLPPMVYTPFWVSPWQNMAQLIWPALAVGYRYSAVATRMTRSAMLEVLREDYIRTARAKGLMQNLILSRHALKNAMLPVVTVIAIEFAFLIGGLVVTEQVFNLNGIGLLFVQAVAHRDYTLLQALVMLVAGFFIVVNFAMDVAYAWLDPRIRYR, from the coding sequence GTGTCCAAGTTCCTGCTGAAGCGGTTTCTGCTGATGTTTCCCACCCTCTTCGGGGTGGCGCTGGTGGCGTTTCTGCTCATCCGCGTCATCCCGGGTGACGTCGTCGAGCTCCGCTATTCCGGCGACCGCGGCGCGGTCTCGCAGGAGCTGCTCGACAAGGAGCGAGCGCGGATCGGCCTCGACCAGCCCGTCTGGCGGCAGTTCGCCGCGTGGATCTGGGGCGTCGCGCGCCTCGATTTCGGCGAGTCGATGTGGACCGGCGCGCCCATCTGGCAGGAGGTCAGGCTGCGCTTCGCGCTCTCGCTCCAGGTGGCCGTCATGGCCACGGTCGTGGCCGTGCTGCTGGCGCTTCCGCTCGGCGTGCTCGCCGCGCTGAGGCAGGATACCTGGGTGGACTATGCCGTACGGATCTTCTCGATCGCCGGGCTGGCCGTGCCGTCGTTCTGGCTGGGCATCGTCCTGATCTTGATGCTTCTCATCGTCTTCCGATGGCTGCCGCCCATGGTCTACACGCCGTTCTGGGTGAGCCCCTGGCAGAACATGGCCCAGCTGATCTGGCCGGCGCTCGCCGTGGGCTATCGCTACTCCGCGGTCGCGACCCGGATGACGCGCTCGGCGATGCTCGAGGTGTTGCGCGAGGACTACATCCGCACGGCGCGCGCGAAGGGGCTCATGCAGAACCTGATCCTCTCGCGCCACGCGCTCAAGAACGCGATGCTGCCGGTGGTGACGGTCATCGCCATCGAGTTCGCATTCCTCATCGGCGGCCTCGTCGTCACCGAGCAGGTTTTCAACCTGAACGGCATCGGGCTGCTCTTCGTCCAGGCCGTCGCCCACCGCGACTACACGCTCCTCCAGGCGCTGGTGATGCTGGTCGCGGGCTTCTTCATCGTCGTGAACTTCGCCATGGACGTCGCGTACGCGTGGCTCGACCCGCGCATCCGGTACCGGTGA
- a CDS encoding ABC transporter permease, with protein MAVARPVEAAELETPGAASRWTAAAGEFCRRRPLGAIGAAVIVLMLLAAVLAPVIAPYDPVAIDFGGMLARPSPAHWLGTDSFGRDVLSRLIHGSRTALLVGFGASVLGAALGAVLGVGSAYFGGRTDLYVQRVMDIFLAFPLIILALALVAILGNSIPNLIMAITVPMIPRCALVIRSSALSIRETAYVDAARAAGFRHARIILRHMLPNVMAPFLIMLTAFVGQAILLESSLSFLGLGVQEPTPAWGLMLSGAAIEFAERAPWMAVFPGLAISLAVFAFNLFGDSLRDALDPRLKTQ; from the coding sequence ATGGCCGTCGCGCGACCGGTCGAAGCCGCCGAGCTCGAGACCCCGGGCGCCGCGAGCCGCTGGACCGCGGCGGCCGGCGAGTTCTGCCGGCGCCGTCCGCTCGGCGCGATCGGCGCCGCCGTGATCGTGCTCATGCTGCTGGCCGCGGTGCTGGCGCCGGTGATCGCGCCCTACGATCCCGTGGCGATCGACTTCGGCGGCATGCTGGCGCGGCCGTCCCCGGCGCACTGGCTCGGGACGGACTCGTTCGGTCGCGACGTGCTCTCGCGGCTCATCCACGGCTCGCGCACGGCGCTGCTCGTGGGCTTCGGCGCGTCGGTCCTGGGCGCGGCGCTGGGCGCCGTGCTCGGCGTGGGGAGCGCGTACTTCGGGGGTCGGACCGACCTCTACGTCCAGCGCGTGATGGACATCTTCCTGGCCTTCCCGCTCATCATCCTGGCGCTGGCGCTGGTCGCCATCCTCGGGAACTCGATCCCGAACCTCATCATGGCGATCACGGTGCCGATGATCCCGCGCTGCGCCCTCGTCATCCGCTCCTCCGCGCTCTCGATCCGCGAGACGGCGTACGTGGACGCGGCGCGCGCCGCGGGCTTCCGCCACGCGCGCATCATCCTGCGACACATGCTGCCGAACGTCATGGCGCCCTTCCTGATCATGCTCACCGCGTTCGTCGGGCAGGCGATCCTGCTGGAGTCGTCGCTCTCGTTCCTCGGGCTCGGCGTGCAGGAGCCGACGCCCGCGTGGGGCCTGATGCTGAGCGGTGCGGCCATCGAGTTCGCCGAGCGGGCGCCGTGGATGGCCGTCTTCCCGGGCCTCGCGATCAGCCTCGCCGTCTTCGCCTTCAACCTCTTCGGCGACTCGCTGCGCGACGCCCTCGATCCGCGCCTGAAGACGCAGTGA
- the fdxA gene encoding ferredoxin, whose amino-acid sequence MPYIIAEPCINVKDKACVEVCPVDCIYEGETMLYIHPDECIDCGACEPVCPVKAIFAEDETPEQWKNYIELNKQFFKDNPGVKPTTKK is encoded by the coding sequence ATGCCGTACATAATCGCCGAGCCGTGCATCAACGTCAAAGACAAGGCGTGCGTCGAGGTCTGCCCGGTCGATTGCATCTACGAGGGTGAGACGATGCTCTATATCCACCCCGACGAGTGCATCGACTGTGGCGCCTGCGAGCCCGTCTGCCCGGTGAAGGCGATCTTCGCCGAGGACGAGACCCCCGAGCAGTGGAAGAACTACATCGAGCTGAACAAGCAGTTCTTCAAGGACAACCCCGGGGTGAAGCCGACGACCAAGAAGTAG
- a CDS encoding helix-turn-helix domain-containing protein produces the protein MSSMPLPPPPFGYHGAVSEFKRRLIEATLRRACGNRTHAAKALGLQRTYLLRLIRDLRVAAPPPPSRRRNGAP, from the coding sequence ATGAGCTCAATGCCCCTGCCGCCGCCACCGTTCGGGTACCACGGCGCCGTCTCCGAGTTCAAGCGCCGCCTGATCGAGGCGACCCTCCGTCGAGCGTGCGGCAACCGCACCCACGCCGCGAAAGCGCTCGGGCTCCAGCGCACGTACCTCCTGCGGCTCATCCGCGATCTCCGCGTCGCCGCGCCGCCGCCGCCCTCGCGCCGGAGGAACGGCGCGCCGTGA